TGAGCACCGTCCTCGGCCCCGAAGCCGTCGCCGTGACGGCGATCGTGACCGGTGCCGCCGGCGTGGTGCTCGCGGCGATGGTCGCGTGGCACGGCCCCGGCACGCGTCGGGTCGCTCCGCTCGGCGTCATCGCGGCCGCCCTCTCGTGCGTCTCCGGCACGGCGCACGGCAGCATGGCGATCATCGCCTACGCGGGCTACCTGTTCGGCTTCCTCGCCGTCGTCGCGGGCATCGTCACGATCGGCGTGACCCTCGTTCGCGCGCCTCGACTCGGCCTGGCGCTGCTCGCGGGCTTCGGCGTGCTGCTCGCGGCATCCGTCTGGCTCGGAGGCCTGACCCTAGGGGGCGTCGCCGAGTTCGCGACCGCGTTCGGCGGCGCGCTGGCCGCCGACCTGCCGAACCTCGTCGTCATCGTCGTCGCCGTCGCCGCGACCCTCGCCTGGACGGCGCTCGCCATCATCGTCTTCCGGGCGAGCCGCAGCGGACACTCGTTCGGGGCGTGGCTCATGCGCCACCGCCGCGCACTCACGATCCTCGCGGCGCTCGGCCCCGTGCCGTACGCCGTCGCCCGGCTGAGCTGGCTCACGCCGTGGCCGCTGTTCGGCCCGGCCGCGGACGAACTCTCACCCGCCATGCTCGCCACGGGCCTCATGCTCGGCGCCGGCGCGATCGCCGCGAGCATCCTCACCCTCGGCTTGATCCTGCCGTGGGGCGTCGAGTTCCCGCAGTGGATGCCGCGCATCGGCGGCCGCCCCGTTCCCGTCTCGGCCGCGACCGTTCCGGGCTTCATCGCGGCAGGGGCGCTCTGCATCTCGGCCGCGCCGATGTTCGTGACCCTCGTCGGCAGCACCGACGCGCCGGTCGACGCGCTGGCGATGAACCTCGTGCTGCCGTTCTGGTTCTGGGGCCCGATGCTGGCGCTCGCGGTGTGGGCGTACGCCGCCTGGCGCGGACGCGATGGGTCGGCCGCTGCGGGGCCTGCCGGCGAGTAGCGCGGCGGCGTGATGGTCGGGCGACCACGGCACCGCCCGACGGGCGTTCGAGCTACTCGGTCTGGCCGGCGAGCTCGAACCCGCCCGTCACAGCGGCCCCTCCCCAGGTGTCCCTCGAGCGCACCACCTCGTGCGTTCGGGGTTCACGCTAGACCTCGCATGCCCTTCCCACTAGGGGCGCAGTGATTTTGGCGCGGGATCGTCCGCGGACACCGAGATCCGGCGTACACCCCCGGGCTGCCGCAACGGATGCCCCGTCGCCGCCTCAGCCGACGAGCGCGCGGAACCCCGACATGAGCGCGACCCGCTCGGCCGAAGTGCGCGCGAGCGGCGTGACGGTGAGGCTCGTGACGCCGGCTTCGGCGAATGCCGCGACGCGCTCTGCGACGTGGGATGCCGGGCCGATGAGCGAGACCGCGCGCACGAGCTCGTCGGGCACGGCCGCGATCGCCTCGTCTTTGCGACCGTCGAGGTAGAGGTCTTGGATCCGAGCCGCTTCGGCCTCGAAGCCGAAGCTCGCGATGAGGTCGTTGTAGAAGTTCTTGCCCCGTGCGCCCATACCCCCGACGTAGAGCGCGAGCTGCGGCTTCACGAGCGGCAACACGGCCTCGGGATGGTCGGTGATGGCCAGTGCCGGGCTCGCGACGATGTCGAGCGGGTCGAGCTCAGCCGAACGGCGGGCGCGGCCCGCGGCGAGCGCATCGCCCCACACCTGTGCTGCCCGCTCGGGGTGGAAGAACATCGGCAGCCAGCCGTCGGCGATCTCAGCGGTCTGCTCGACCGACTTCGGGCCGAGCGAGGCGACCGTGATCGGGATGCGCTCCCGCACGGGATGGTTGATGAGCTTCAGCGGCTTGCCGAGCCCGGTGCCCTCCCCAGCGGGGAGCGGAATCTGGTACCGCGTTCCCTCGTGCACCACGGGCTCGCGACGCCACACCATGCGGCAGATCTCGATGATCTCGCGCGTGCGGCCGAGCGGCGCGTCGTACCGGACGCCGTGGAAGCCCTCGATCACCTGCGGTCCCGACGCGCCGATGCCGAGCTCGAAGCGCCCGTTCGACACGTAGTCGAGACCGGCGGCCGTCATCGCCGTCAGGGTGGGTGTGCGGGTGTAGATCTGGAAGATGCCCGACGCGAGCGTGATCGTCGAGGTGCGCGCCGCGAGGAATCCGAGCTGGCTCACCGCGTCGAACGAATACGCCTCGGGCACGGCGATCAGGTCGAGGCCGGCCCGCTCGAGCTCGGCCACCTCGTCGGCGACCTCGCGGAACCCGCCCGCGTAATTCAGGAACATGCCGACGCGCATCCACGGCTCCTCACGTTGATTGGCCCGGGCAGGTGCCGACGGACACGTCAGACCCTAATCCAGGCGGCGCCCTGCGCCATCGCGTTTGTGACCTCTCCACTATGCGCGGATGACGACCACGGCATCCATCGTGGGATGCGGACGACGGCGCCGGTCGCGAGCGCGCCTTCAGCAGTCTCGAAGACGGATGCCGCAGGCTGGTGTTCCGCGCGGGCGCGCGGCGCGACGAACGGAGACGTGATGGGCTGGAGCGTGGTGCTCGACGTGGTGCTCGTGCTGGTGTTCATCGGCGCGCTCGTGAACGGATACCGGTCCGGCATCCTCGGCACCGCCGCCGGGCTCGTCGGTCTCATCGCGGGTGGCATCGCCGCGTACTTCGTCATGCCGTGGATCACCGGCATCGTCCCGGTGCCCGAGTGGCGGGCGCCCGCGGCGATCATCGCGGCGCTCGTGCTGCTCTCGCTCGGGTCGTGGCTCGGCGCCGTGGTGGGCAGCGCCCTGCGGCACGGCGCGCGAGCGGTGAAGCTCGGAGTCCTCGACCGCGTGCTCGGCGCGATCGGCAACCTGCTCGTCACGGCCTTCGTCGTGGCGCTCGTCGGCTCGGGCGTCTCGGCGATGGGCGTTCCCGTGCTCTCGCCCGCGGTTGCGAGCTCGCGAGTCCTCCAGGTGCTCGACGACGTGACGCCGGCCCCTGCACGCACGCTCCTCGCCGAGCTCCGCACGGCCGCGCTCGGCGGCGCCATCCCGTGGCTCGTCGACGTGCTCGAGGCGCCCCGGGAGAGCCCCGAGTTGCCGACCGGCGTCATCGACGACGCGGAACTCGCCCGCGCGGCGGCATCCGTCGTTCGCATCACGGGCCCGGCCTTCGAGTGCGGGAGCAGCCTGTCGGGCAGCGGATTCGTCGTCGCCGAGAACCGGATCGTCACGAACGCCCACGTCGTGGCCGGCGTCACCGAGCCGATCGTCGAAGCACCCGGGCAACCGGCCGTCGAGGGGCGGGTCGTGGCATTCGACCCCGAGAACGACCTCGCGCTCATCGCGGTGGAAGGCCTCGCCACCCCGCCGCTCGCGATCGCCCAGCCCGCGGCCGGCGCTGACGTCGCCGTCGCGGGCTATCCCTTCGGCGGGCCGTTCGAGCTGCGACCCGCGCGCGTGATGTCGAGCGGGCCGGTCACCATCAACGAGGGCGGCAGCACCTCGACCCGCGACATCATGACGCTCGCCGCCGATGTCGACCACGGCAACTCGGGCGGTCCGGTGCTCACGCTCGACGGCGCCGTGGGCGGCGTCGTCTTCGCGAAGGCCGACTCAGTCGACAACGTCGGCTTCGCCATTCCGGTCACCACGCTCGCGCCGCTCGCGGCCGAGGCGCCATCGCTCAGCGCGCCGGTCGCATCAGGGTCGTGCGTGCCCGGTTAGCGACCGGCGGTCGCAGCACGACGACGCGTCGCGCGGCATCCGGCCCGGCTATTCGGCACTGAAGCCCTCGAAGCGGATGCCCCAGCTCAACTGCCATTCCTCGCCCGGGTCGAGCCAGCGCAGTCCACGGCCCGAGTTGAACGCCTCAGCGGGCGCCGTCATCGGCTCGACGGCGATCGCGATGTCGCCCTCTTCTCCCGGGAACTGCCGTGTCGTGAACACCTGCACGTAGTCGAACTCGTCGTCGGCCCAGATCGAGACGCTGCGACCGTCGGGCGCGGTGAGCGTGTGCAGCACCTGGCCGTCTTCGCTCGCGAGCTCGCCGAACGCGTCGTCGAGCGAGAGCTCGCCGACCGGGCGACCCTCGCGGAAATCCCACTCGGTGCCGTCGACCGGCACCTCGCCGGTGGGCAGCAGGCGCTCGTCGACCTCGATGTGGCTCGCGGCGTCGAGCCGCAGCGTGAGGTCGCGCGTCGGCACATCGCCGATCTTCACGTAGGGGTGGGTGCCGATCGCGACGGGCGCGGGCTCGGCGCCGAGGTTCTCGACGAAGTGCGTGACCCGCAGTCCGTCGGCCACGAGCTCGTAATGCACGGCCGTTCCGAGGAGGAACGGGTACCCGAGCTGCGGGTAGATCGTCGCCGAGAGGGTCACCGAGTCGCGTTCGCGGGCGATCGGCTTGTACTCGGTGTACCGCAGCAGGCCGTGGATGGCGTTGTTGCGCGCGGGCTCGGTGATCGCGAGCTGGTGCTCTTCGCCCTCGTGACTCCAGCGGCCGTCGCGGATGCGGTTCGGCCACGGTACGAGCACGATGCCGGCGCCCATGGGCGGGGACTGGTCTTCGGCGAACTCGGGCACGAGATCGATGCCGTTGATGCTGAGCGAGCGGATGCCGGCGGCGACGGCGGTGATGGTCGCACGCACCTCCCCGCTCGAGGTCGAGGTCTCGAGGGCGAACTGCTCGCCCGTGGGAAGGGTCATGGATCCACTCTAGGGTCTCGGGCGAGCACCGAGAGTCCGGCATCCTCGAGCTCGGCGACGAGTGCCACGGGTGCCCAGGCATCCGTCACGAGCGCGTCGAAGGCATCGATCGGCGCGACTCGGCCGAGATGCACCTCGCCGAGCTTCGAGCCGTCGGCCACGACGATCGAGCGGGCCGCGGAGCGGAGCATGAGTGCCTTGACCGCAGCTTCGGGCAGGTTCGCGTTCGTCACGCCGTGCACGGGGTCGACGCCGTTGCAGCCGATGAACGCGAGGTCGACGTGCACCTCGTCGAGCATGGAGCTCGCGAGCGGATGCACGAGCGAGTGCTGCTTCGGGCGCAGCGTGCCGCCCGTGACCACGACGGTGAATCGCGGGATCTCGTCTTCGAGCTCGAGGGCGATCGAGAGACCGTTCGTGAACACGGTGAGATCTTCGAGGTCGGTGCGAGCGCGCAGCGCCCTGGCGATCTGCAGCGTCGTCGTGCCGACGTCGAGGATGATGCTCTGCCCACTGCGCACGAGCGAGGCGGCGTACTCGCCGATCTGCCGCTTCGGCTCGACGGATGCCGCGAGCGCCTCTTCGAAGCTCGGCTCGCGTTCGGGGCGCTCCGCCTCGAGCTGCGACGACACGGGCACCGCGCCGCCGTGGACGCGGCGGATGCCGCCCTGCCGTTCGAGTGCATCGAGGTCGGCCCTCGCGGTGACGGGAGTCACGCCGAAGGCGTCGCTGAGCTCGGCGACACGCACGAACCCGCGCTCTGCGACGAGGGCGAGGGCGAGCTCGCGCCGGCGCGGCGCGTCGAGCGCGACCCGCACATCGGCGCGAATGCGGGCCTCGCCGACCCTGATTCGCGCGACGTCGACGTATTCGTCTCCAGCCATACCGGCATTCTCCGGCCTCGCTGGCCGCTTTGCAATACGAAACCCAGTTGTTTGCGAAACGAAAGGCGCGTATCATCGCGGCGTGGCCGACCCGAACGAGACCGCCGACGCGGCATCCGTCCCCATCACCGACCCTCGCATCGAGGTGCGTCGCAGCACCCTGGCCGACGGCCGCGAGCTCATCTACTTCGACGACGCCGACACGACGCTGCCGCCCGAACGCGGCATCGACGAGCGAGCGCTCGATCCTCGACCCGCCACCGCGCACATGCGGCAGGATCCGCTCACCGGCGAATGGATCTCGATCGCCGCCGCCCGGCAGAACCGGGTGTTCCTGCCCCCTGCCGATCTCGATCCGCTCGCGCCGCAGCGCGAGGGCAACCCTTCAGAGATCCCGAGCGCGTACGACGTGGCCGTGTTCGAGAACCGTTCGCCGTCGTTCGGGCCCGAGCTCGCGGCCGACGGCACGGATGCCGCGAGCGCCGCCGCCCTCGCCGAGCTCCGCAGCGTCGGGCTCGAACGCACTCGCACGTCGATCGGCCGGTGCGAGGTCGTGTGCTTCAGCCCAGAGCACGAGGGCTCCTTCGGCACCCTCACGGTCTCGCGCGCCCGCACGGTGATCGAGGCATGGGCCCAGCGCACGGCCGCGCTGTCGGCGCTGCCCGGCGTCGAGCAGGTCTTCCCGTTCGAGAATCGCGGGAAGGAGATCGGCGTGACGCTCGGGCACCCCCACGGCCAGATCTACGCCTACCCCTATGTGACGCCGCGCACCCAGCGACTCCTCGACTCGGTCGAGGCCTACGGGCCGACGCTCTTCGCCGACCTCCTCGAGCGGGAGCGGAACGGGCCGCGAGTGCTCATCACGGGCGAGCACTGGACGGCGTTCGTGCCGTTCGCGGCACGCTGGCCCATCGAGGTGCACCTGCTCCCCCACCGTCACGTGCCCGACTTCGCGGCGACGAGCCTCGCCGAGCGCGACGAGCTCGCCGAGCTCTACCTGCGGCTGTTGCGCGGTGTCGACGCGCTCTACGACACGCCCACGCCGTACATCGCGGCGTGGCACCAGGCGCCCGTGCACGAGCGACGCGACGACGTGCGGCTCATGCTGCAGCTCACGAGCCCTCGCCGCGCCGCCGACAAGTTGAAGTACCTCGCCGGCTCGGAGGCCGCGATGGGGGCATGGATCGGGGATGTCACTCCTGAGTCGCAAGCTGAGGCGCTGCGCGCCGCAATCGGAAGGGTCCAGGTATGAGCGAGGTCGCCGAGGCGATGCACGGATTCGCCGAGTGGTTCGGACGCCCACCCATCGGCACGTGGTCAGCACCCGGCCGCGTCAACCTGATCGGCGAGCACACCGATTACAACGACGGGTTCGTATTCCCGTTCGCGATCGACCGGCGCACGGCGGTGGCCCTCGGCGATCGTGACGACCGCGTCCTCCGCGTCGCCTCGAGCTTCGCCGCCGAGCCCGTCGAGATCCACCTCGACGAGCTCGCGCCCGAGGCGCTGAGCGGTTGGGCGGCGTATCCCCTCGGCGTCGCCTGGGCCCTCGGCGAGTTCGGCGCCGACCTCGAGCACGTGCGCGGCGTAGACCTGTACCTGAGTTCTCGCGTGCCGGTCGGAGCTGGACTCTCCTCGTCGGCCGCGATCGAGTCTGCCGTCGCGCTCGCACTCGACGAGCACTGGGGTCTCGGGTTCGACCGGCCCACGCTCGCGAAGGTCGGCCAGCTCGCCGAGAATCGCGTCGTCGGCGCGCCGACGGGCATCATGGACCAGTCGGCGTCGCTCCTCGGCGAGGCCGACGCCGCCGTCTTCCTCGACTGCCGGAGCCTCGACGCCGACGTCATCCCGCTCGGGTTCGAGACCGACGGGCTCTCGCTCGTGGTCATCGACGTGCGCGTCGAGCACGCGCACGCCTCCGGCGGGTACGCGGCGCGGCGCGCCTCGTGCGAAGCCGGAGCGCGCGCGCTCGGGGCCGAGTCGCTGCGCGATGTCCATCCCGACGATCTCGCTCGCGCCGAGGTGCTGCTCGACGACGAGACGTTCCGCCGTGTTCGCCACGTCGTCACCGAGAACCAGCGTGTGCTCGACACCGTGCGCACCCTTCGGGAAGACGGCCCTGGCGCGATCGGGCCGTTGCTCGACGCCTCGCACGTCTCGATGCGCGACGACTTCGAGATCTCGGTGCCCGAGCTCGATCTCGCGGTCGAGACCGCGCAGGCACACGGCGCGATCGGCGCGCGCATGACGGGCGGCGGCTTCGGCGGCTCCGCGATCGCGCTCGTGATCGACGGGCTCGTGCCGGTCGTGACGCGTGAGGTGCTCGCCGCGTTCGCCGAGCGAGGCTATCGCGAGCCCGCCGTGTTCACCGTGCGCCCGAGCCAGGGTGCACGGCGCGACGCATAACGGCGGCGAGCAGTCAGGGGTCGCATCGGCACGCGCAGTCGTCGATGCAGCCGCGGCTCTCCCACTACCCATCGAGGCAGGTGCACTCGACTTCGAATAGGGCCACCGCCAGGTGTCGCGCGTGCCGGAGGCGTTCGGCGTTGTCGCGGAGTACGTCCTCGGGACCGGAATGACCTCGACCCCGTCTCGATCGAGGACGGCGATGCGCATCTCGGCGAGCGCCAAGATCTTTCCCAGCAGCAGAAGGTCGACCCGGCGTCGCGACGACTCGATGCGAGCCACCTGTGACTGGTCGAGGCCAAGCGCGACCCCGAGCTCCCGCTGGCTCAAATCGCATATCCGCCGCACGCGCATCACGATTCCAGGCACATCGATCTCGGCGGCATCGACGCGGTCGAGCCCCTGCCGTCTAACGCCGTGCTGCTCCCGCCGCATGCCGAGCTACCCTATGCCATCGCGCAGGGGCGCGGCCATGCTACGCGGAGCGACGTCACGCGGATGCCTCGGGCGCCGGCTCGACGGGGCGCGGCGCGCCGCCCGTGATGCGCACGAGCTCGTCGAAGGTCGTGGGGAACACCGTCTTCGCGTGGCCCGCGGCCGCCCACACGACGGGATACTCGGCGAGCTGCACATCGACGATCGTGCGCACCGGTGCCGGGTGACCGAGCGGTGCGACGCCGCCGATCACCTGCCCGGTGGCGTTCTTCACGGTCTCCTTCGACGCCCGTCGGATGACGCCACCGAGCTCCTCGCCGAGCCACTCGGTGTCGACGCGGTGCGATCCCGAGGTGAGCACGAGGATCGGCTCTTCGTCGATCGTGAACACGAGCGAGTTCGCGATCTGGCCGACCTCGACACCGAGTGCGTCGGCCGCGAGCTGCGCCGTCGTCACGGCGTCGTCGAACCAGAAGATCTCAGGGCTGAGGCCGTGGCCGGCGAGAGCTTCGGCGACACGGTCGACGGCGGGGTGGGAGGACTGGGCCATGCACCGATCCTACGATCGGGCGGAGACCGTCGGCGCGAAGGAATCACCCGCTAGAAGGCCATCCCGCCGCCCGATACGTAGATCGGATCCTCGCCGATCCTGATCGTGACGCGCCGTCGGCGCCGTCGCCCACATGACGCGAAGGGCGCCGCCCGAGGCATCCGTGAACACGAGTGAATAGGCACCCTGCGGCACGGAGTCGCGACGATCGAAGACGCGATTCTGGAGCTGGCGCGTGAGCACCGCCATCGTCGTGAATGCGGGCTTCGGAGCGAGCACGCCCGACTGCGAGGAGGGATTGCGCACGAGCCCGAAGTTGGCCTCGGGGTTCTGCGGGTCGTTCCAGTCGTCGAGCAGGTCGTACACCATGTAGGCGTCGACGCCTGGGGCTCGTGGACCGAAGGCGACGCCGGGCGCGCGGATGCGGATTCGCTCGCGACGAGAGCCAACGCGCCTCCGCCCGTGAGGAGCGCGACAACCGCGGCGACGGCCACGACGATGCGCTGATCGGAGCGCCGCGCTCCCGCCGCAGCACCTGGGATGCCCCGATGCGTTCGCGCTCGATTCGCCCCCATGCACTATCGTGCGAGCGTGACCCAGCCTTCCCTCGCCCGCCGCCTCGGACTCCGCGACGCCGTCGTGATCGGCCTCGCTGCGATGATCGGCGCCGGCGTCTTCGCCGCCTTCGCCCCTGCCGCGCACGCCGCCGGTGAAGGGCTTCTCGTCGGCCTCGCGATCGCCGCTTTCGTGGCGTTCGCGAATGCGAGCTCGACCGCCCAACTCGCGGCACGCTACCCCGAGTCGGGCGGCGCCTACCGCTACGGTCGCGAGCGGCTCGGCGAGTGGCCGGGATTCTTCGCGGGGTGGAGCTTCGTCATCGGCAAGACGGCGAGCTGCGCGGCCATGGCGATCACGTTCGCCGCGTACCTCGCTCCCCCAGGCTGGGAGCGGCCGCTCGCGGCGGCCGCGGTCATCGTGCTCGCGGCCGTCAACCTTCGCGGCATCACCCGCACGGCGCGCGTTGCCACGGTCATCGTGATCGGCGTGCTCGCCGTGCTCGTGCTCGTCGTCGTCGCCGGATCGACCTCCATGTTCCAAGGCGGCGCGCCGTTCGGCGCGGGTGATCTGCTCGCCGAGGGATGGCTCGGCATCCTGCAGTCCGCGGGGCTGCTGTTCTTCGCGTTCGCCGGCTACGCGCGCATCGCGACGCTCGGCGAGGAGGTGCGCGAACCGGCTCGCACGATCCCCCGTGCGATCGCGATCTCGCTCGGGATCACGGTCGTCGTGTACGCCGCGATCGGCACGGTCGCACTCGCCTCGCTCGGCGCCGACGGGCTCGCGGCATCCGGCGCCCCGCTCGTCGACGTCGTCGAGGCCAACGGCTGGAACTGGGCCGAGCCGCTCGTGCGCCTCGGCGCCGCGGCGGCGGCCCTCGGCGCGCTGCTCGCCCTCATCGCGGGCGTCGGTCGCACGAGTCTCGCGATGGCGCGCGACGGCGAGCTGCCACGCGCGCTCGCGGCGGTGCATCCGCGGTTCCGGGTCCCCTATATCGCCGAGATCGCGGTGGCCGTCGTCATCGTCGTCGTCGTGCTCGCGGTCGACCTGCGCGGCGCGATCGGCTTCTCGTCGTTCGGCGTGCTGCTCTACTACTTCATCGCCAACGCCGCGGCGATCACCCAGCCGCGCGCCGACCGCCGGGTGCCGCGCGCACTCTCGGTGGCGGGGGCCATCGGATGCCTCGTGCTCGTCGTCACCCTGCCGCTCGTGTCGATCGTCGCGGGTCTCGCTGTGCTCGCCGTCGGCGTGACGTATCGGCTCGTCTCGCGGGCCGTCCGCTCGCGACGCGGGGCCGAACCGAGCGGCCCCGTAGGCTGACGGGATGAGCGCCGACCCGTCTGCCCGCATCCTCACCCTCGCGGGCATCCAGGCCCCTGTCGTCGACGAGACCGCGTTCGTCGCGGCGGGCGCGGTCATCGTGGGCGATGTGCGCCTCGCCGCCGGGTCGAGCGTCTGGTACAACGCAGTGCTCCGCGCCGAAGCCGAGCGGATCACCCTCGGCGAGGACTCGAACCTGCAAGACGCCGTCGTCTGCCACGTCGACGCGGGATACCCGCTCACCGTCGGCCGTCGCGTCTCGGTCGGGCACGGCGCGGTGCTGCACGGCTGCACCGTCGAAGACGACTGCCTCATCGGCATGAGCGCAACGGTGCTGAACGGGGCCGTCATCGGCGCCGGCTCGCTCGTCGCGGCCGGCGCCGTGGTGCTCGAGGGAACGGTCGTGCCGCCCGGTTCGCTCGTGGCCGGTGTGCCCGCGAAGGTGCGGCGCGAGCTGAGCGACGACGAGCGGGCGGGTATTCGCCGGAACGCCGCCTCCTACCTGCGCCACGTCGACGAGCACACCGCTCCCGTCGACTGACGGCGGCTCGAGCCGCTCCCGGCCGAGCAGGCCCGGTCGCGGGCACCGTCGACTGGGCTCAGCTCAGGCCGATTCGGTGAGCGGCCGGCGGATTCGACGCACCCGGCGCAGAACCCATCGCGAGGGAATGGCCACGGCCATCGCGACGAAGCCGGCGAGCGAGCGGTCGTGGCCGCCCAGCATCCGCTTGCGCTCGAAGGCCCTGCGGAGCGCCCCGCCCTGCAGGTTGTGCCGGCGCGCACGGAGCGGAAGCTGCCCGTCGTCTCGCGCGGCGACGAGGTCGTCGAGCCGATCGGTCCAGTCGTCGTGCTCACCGTCGTGGAAGTAGTTGTCGGCGAGCCAGTCGGGGTCGGGATGCCGTCCGGCACCCGCGATGACGGCGTCGGCGCCGGCGAACAGGCCGCTTCCCTCGAAGACCGTGTTGATGAGCTTCGGTTCCACGCCGAACTCGTCGATGAGGAGCGCCGGCACGCCCGCCGCCACCGCCTCGAGGACCGCCGTCGAGCTCACGGTGACGAGTACGGCGGCCCGTTCGAGGTGCTCGTGCATCGGACCGTCGAGCACCAGGAGGTTCGGTGGGAGGGTGCCGCCGAGCTCATCGCGCACGGCCGGGTCGGCGAGGAGCTCGGCGAAGTCGAAGGTCTCGGCGTGCGTCTGCGCCTCGCCCGCCCGAGCCCGAACCTTCACGATGACGCGGCGCGCCGGGCGACGTCGCGCCGCGGCTGCAAGCCAGCCGAGGAGCTGCACGCGCTCTTCGCGGGTCGCGGGCACCTTCGCCTGGGCCGCGAAGACGAGGTCGGTGCGTTCCTGTGCGCTCGTGCCGCTCGAGTAGACGGTGTCGCTCGACTCCGCAGTGCCGTTCGAGTCGCTCCCCCCGCCGGCCGCCGTCATCACTGACGTGCGTGTCCTGAGGAACGGGAGCGTCGCGAGCCCGAGGGCGACCGGCACCTCGAGCTCCGTGGCATTGCCCGTGAA
The Agromyces albus DNA segment above includes these coding regions:
- a CDS encoding DUF6716 putative glycosyltransferase — its product is MYREQVDLIVLHSRREVREFTGNATELEVPVALGLATLPFLRTRTSVMTAAGGGSDSNGTAESSDTVYSSGTSAQERTDLVFAAQAKVPATREERVQLLGWLAAAARRRPARRVIVKVRARAGEAQTHAETFDFAELLADPAVRDELGGTLPPNLLVLDGPMHEHLERAAVLVTVSSTAVLEAVAAGVPALLIDEFGVEPKLINTVFEGSGLFAGADAVIAGAGRHPDPDWLADNYFHDGEHDDWTDRLDDLVAARDDGQLPLRARRHNLQGGALRRAFERKRMLGGHDRSLAGFVAMAVAIPSRWVLRRVRRIRRPLTESA